The following coding sequences are from one Lolium rigidum isolate FL_2022 chromosome 6, APGP_CSIRO_Lrig_0.1, whole genome shotgun sequence window:
- the LOC124667303 gene encoding uncharacterized protein LOC124667303: MPYMTLRDASAIYRDLAEEEGGPSTSYHRQIVITNPDVLLAKYTAYRTIIEQADLLDAVSEKVEAVLTVRLQAQFETCVADQWLALATLRDYAWRLVLHYLIQGDILEAKKYLGACFPHISKLIDDNPTIAHGTYEYLLTSLQEYFDGQELDLSIDTKHYLASLACFRLMNLKATNLGFIITIVESFVSDLERKRDYLMERLTLPTLIGAASAN, encoded by the exons ATGCCGTACATGACACTACGGGATGCATCTGCCATTTACCGTGATCTAGCAGAAGAAGAAGGGGGGCCATCGACCTCTTACCACCGCCAGATTGTGATCACGAACCCAGATGTCTTGTTGGCGAAGTACACAGCATACCGGACCATAATTGAGCAAGCTGATCTGCTGGACGCTGTGAGTGAAAAGGTGGAGGCCGTTCTGACGGTCCGTCTGCAAGCACAATTTGAAACTTGTGTTGCTGATCAGTGGTTAGCTTTGGCTACTCTACGAGACTATGCATGGCGTCTGGTGCTACATTACCTCATTCAAG GTGACATTCTGGAGGCGAAGAAGTACCTTGGCGCATGCTTTCCTCACATCTCTAAATTGATCGATGATAATCCCACTATAGCACATGGCACTTATGAGTATCTCCTTACATCTCTGCAGGAATACTTTGATG GTCAAGAACTTGATCTGTCCATTGATACTAAGCATTATTTGGCGTCTTTAGCTTGCTTCAGGCTGATGAATTTGAAGGCAACGAATTTGGGTTTTATCATCACTATTGTTGAGTCCTTTGTATCAGATTTGGAAAGGAAAAGAGATTACTTGATGGAGCGACTCACGCTCCCAACATTGATAGGTGCTGCTTCTGCAAACTAG